A single genomic interval of Arthrobacter globiformis harbors:
- a CDS encoding pyroglutamyl-peptidase I family protein — MFPAEISRTAGTYVCNHTFYTLMHELAPPAGRPGWVRPCAVRPRPGRAGESCPVSAPAAGSLH; from the coding sequence GTGTTCCCCGCCGAGATCTCACGGACGGCGGGAACGTACGTCTGCAACCACACTTTCTATACGCTCATGCATGAGCTCGCGCCCCCGGCCGGGCGTCCGGGGTGGGTTCGTCCGTGTGCCGTTCGCCCCCGACCAGGTAGAGCAGGGGAGAGCTGTCCCGTCAGTGCGCCCGCCGCGGGCAGTCTTCACTAG
- a CDS encoding SIMPL domain-containing protein, translated as MSEPAGRAEARTVTVTGTGTAEAAPDLLMLSIGVECRRDYAGDAYAAAGEASTAVAGALRSRGVESRDIRTSGLNIRADVVWQEGRGQQVTGYVASSMLSVRLRDLAAGSGIIAAAVEAGGNDVRLDGVQLGFADAAAVMALAREAAWADARAAASQLAALAGAELGGVGSVRQHPVPSAPVPVGGMQRAFAAGSMTVEAGESGVSTSVTVEWELRSGTGTPPAP; from the coding sequence ATGAGTGAACCCGCGGGCCGAGCGGAAGCCCGGACTGTCACAGTCACCGGAACCGGAACCGCCGAAGCCGCCCCGGACCTGCTGATGCTCTCTATTGGCGTGGAATGCCGGCGCGACTATGCAGGTGATGCCTATGCCGCCGCCGGCGAGGCCTCCACTGCCGTGGCGGGCGCACTGCGCAGTCGCGGCGTGGAAAGCCGGGACATCAGGACGTCTGGGCTTAACATCCGTGCTGACGTCGTCTGGCAGGAGGGCCGGGGCCAGCAGGTCACGGGGTACGTGGCGTCCAGCATGCTCAGCGTCCGGCTCCGGGATCTTGCCGCGGGCTCCGGAATCATCGCGGCGGCCGTGGAGGCAGGCGGCAACGACGTACGCCTGGATGGCGTTCAGCTCGGATTTGCAGATGCCGCAGCCGTGATGGCACTGGCCCGCGAGGCCGCCTGGGCCGACGCGCGGGCAGCAGCATCACAGCTCGCCGCACTTGCGGGCGCTGAGCTGGGTGGGGTGGGCTCCGTGCGGCAGCACCCGGTACCGTCGGCGCCCGTTCCGGTGGGCGGGATGCAGCGGGCCTTCGCCGCCGGCTCGATGACGGTGGAAGCCGGTGAATCCGGCGTCAGCACCAGCGTCACGGTTGAGTGGGAGCTCCGCTCCGGGACAGGGACACCGCCGGCGCCCTAG
- the pheS gene encoding phenylalanine--tRNA ligase subunit alpha codes for MTETLPGAAVPNPLDETAINAAVDQAVAAIAGASTLDVLKAVRLAHTGEKSPLSLANRGIGSLPKDQKAAAGKLMGSSRGRVNKALADRTAELEAENDARILVEETVDVTAAPRRRRAGARHPLSTLQDRVADIFVGMGWEIAEGPEVESEWFNFDALNFKPDHPAREMQDTFFVEPPEAHLLMRTHTSPVQVRSMLERELPIYVLCPGKVFRTDELDATHTPVFHQFEGLAIDKKLSMADLRGTLEHFARQMFGDEAQIRLRPNYFPFTEPSAELDIFHPGAKGGPRWIEWGGCGMVNPNVLRAAGIDPDVYSGFAFGMGIERTLMFRNEVADMRDMIEGDVRFSEHFGMEI; via the coding sequence ATGACTGAAACTTTGCCGGGCGCCGCCGTCCCGAACCCTCTGGATGAAACCGCCATCAACGCCGCCGTGGACCAGGCCGTCGCCGCCATTGCCGGCGCGTCCACCCTCGATGTACTCAAGGCAGTCCGCCTGGCCCACACCGGCGAGAAGTCGCCGCTCAGCCTGGCCAACCGTGGAATCGGGAGCCTGCCCAAGGACCAGAAGGCCGCCGCCGGCAAGCTGATGGGTTCGTCGCGCGGACGTGTTAATAAGGCGCTCGCGGACCGTACCGCCGAGCTCGAAGCGGAGAACGACGCCCGCATCCTCGTTGAGGAGACCGTGGATGTCACGGCAGCCCCGCGCCGCCGCCGGGCCGGAGCCCGCCATCCGCTGTCCACGCTGCAGGACCGCGTCGCGGACATTTTCGTGGGCATGGGCTGGGAAATCGCCGAAGGCCCCGAGGTGGAATCCGAGTGGTTCAACTTTGACGCGTTGAACTTCAAGCCGGATCACCCGGCCCGCGAAATGCAGGACACGTTCTTCGTGGAGCCGCCGGAAGCGCACCTGCTGATGCGCACGCACACCTCGCCGGTGCAGGTCCGGTCCATGCTGGAGCGGGAGCTGCCCATCTACGTGCTGTGCCCGGGCAAGGTGTTCCGCACCGATGAGCTAGATGCCACCCACACCCCGGTGTTCCACCAGTTCGAGGGCCTGGCCATCGACAAGAAGCTCAGCATGGCTGACCTCCGCGGAACCCTGGAGCACTTCGCCCGCCAGATGTTCGGCGACGAAGCACAGATCCGGCTACGCCCCAACTACTTCCCATTCACGGAGCCGTCCGCCGAGCTGGACATCTTTCACCCCGGCGCCAAGGGTGGGCCCCGCTGGATCGAATGGGGCGGCTGCGGCATGGTCAACCCTAATGTCCTGCGGGCTGCCGGCATCGATCCGGACGTCTATTCAGGCTTTGCCTTCGGCATGGGCATCGAGCGGACGCTCATGTTCCGCAACGAGGTCGCCGACATGCGAGACATGATTGAGGGCGATGTACGTTTCAGCGAGCACTTCGGGATGGAGATCTAA
- the pheT gene encoding phenylalanine--tRNA ligase subunit beta, which produces MRIPLSWLREFAQVPAGATAEDVMAELVKVGFEEEAVHRPTDALRGPVVVGQVLSLVKEPQSNGKTINWCQVRVVPEGQEQALTGKGIDPSGVQGIVCGAHNFVEGDKVVVTLPGAVLPGDFHISARKTYGHMSAGMIASVRELGIGEDHDGILVLSRIGLDPEIGTDAMELLGLYDQAAEINVTPDRGYAFSIRGVAREYAHATGTVFTDPASKVNAPAVLSGGYGVKINDDAPIYGKPGCDRFVARTVRGVDATRPTPPWMASRLRLAGIRSISLPVDISNYVMLELGQPLHFYDQDKLSGDIVVRRAVAGEKLTTLDGKERSLDPEDLLITDASGPIGVAGVMGGASTEVSDATTAVLIEAAHFEEVSIARSRRRHKLPSEASKRFERGVDWQVANIAAQRAVDFLVELAGGTADEAGTDVGTAPDPVTIALPGEFPAARIGIDFTEEQIVTSLEDLGAVLEKSDAGWTVTAPSWRNDLETKEDLSEEVARLVGYDQIPATLPVAPPGRGLTRVQQQRRRLLQALADAGLTEVLAYPFVSKAANETFGVAEEGAPRTAVKLANPISEEQGYLRTSVLPGLLEVAKRNHSRGFRDLAVFEAGMVFLPGDTLGTPSIPPLGVKPTDEVLDALYDGVPDQPLHVAAVLTGHDSPAAAGHAPRPWDWADALDIARLAGDVLGVELVVTQGRHQAFHPGRAAQLSLRSGEVVGYAGELHPKLLAAHDVPARSVALELNADALFEAAADVVVARHISTFPVATQDVALVVPQDVPADDVLAALREGAGELLEDVALFDVYAGKGIEDGKKSLAFGLRFRATDRTLTADEASEARERAVAAAAERFGAVQR; this is translated from the coding sequence GTGCGTATCCCACTTTCCTGGCTGCGTGAATTCGCGCAGGTACCGGCCGGAGCAACGGCCGAAGACGTCATGGCCGAACTGGTCAAGGTCGGATTCGAAGAAGAAGCGGTCCACCGCCCCACGGACGCCCTGCGCGGACCCGTCGTGGTGGGCCAGGTCCTGAGCCTGGTCAAGGAACCGCAGTCGAACGGCAAGACCATCAACTGGTGCCAGGTCCGCGTCGTCCCTGAGGGGCAGGAGCAGGCCCTCACCGGCAAGGGCATTGATCCGTCCGGCGTGCAGGGCATCGTCTGCGGTGCGCACAACTTCGTTGAGGGCGACAAGGTGGTGGTCACCCTGCCGGGCGCCGTCCTTCCCGGCGACTTCCACATCTCGGCACGGAAGACCTACGGCCACATGTCCGCGGGCATGATCGCCTCGGTCCGCGAACTGGGCATTGGCGAGGATCATGACGGCATCCTGGTGCTCTCCCGGATCGGCCTCGACCCCGAGATCGGGACCGACGCCATGGAGCTGCTGGGCCTCTACGACCAGGCCGCCGAAATCAACGTGACGCCGGACCGCGGCTACGCCTTCTCGATCCGCGGCGTGGCGCGCGAATACGCCCACGCCACCGGCACGGTATTCACCGATCCCGCGTCGAAGGTCAACGCGCCGGCTGTCCTCTCCGGCGGCTACGGCGTCAAGATCAACGACGACGCGCCCATCTACGGCAAGCCCGGCTGCGACCGCTTCGTGGCGCGTACCGTCCGCGGGGTGGACGCCACCAGGCCCACGCCGCCGTGGATGGCTTCCAGACTTAGGTTGGCCGGGATCCGGTCCATCTCCCTGCCGGTGGACATCTCGAACTACGTGATGCTCGAGCTCGGCCAGCCGCTGCACTTCTACGACCAGGACAAGCTGTCCGGCGACATCGTGGTGCGCCGGGCTGTCGCAGGGGAGAAGCTGACCACCCTCGACGGCAAGGAGCGCTCGCTCGATCCCGAGGACCTGCTGATCACCGACGCCTCCGGCCCCATCGGCGTCGCCGGCGTCATGGGCGGTGCGTCCACCGAGGTCTCCGACGCCACCACGGCTGTCCTGATCGAGGCTGCCCACTTCGAGGAAGTTTCCATTGCCCGCTCGCGCCGGCGCCACAAGCTCCCGTCCGAAGCCTCCAAGCGCTTTGAACGCGGCGTGGACTGGCAGGTCGCTAACATCGCGGCCCAGCGCGCCGTCGACTTTCTCGTGGAGCTGGCCGGCGGGACCGCTGATGAGGCAGGCACCGACGTCGGAACCGCGCCGGATCCAGTGACCATCGCGCTGCCGGGGGAATTCCCGGCCGCCCGGATTGGCATCGACTTCACCGAAGAGCAGATCGTCACGTCCCTGGAGGACCTCGGTGCCGTTCTCGAAAAGTCCGACGCCGGCTGGACCGTCACAGCGCCGAGCTGGCGGAACGACCTGGAAACCAAGGAGGACCTCTCCGAGGAGGTAGCCCGCCTGGTGGGCTACGACCAGATCCCGGCGACCCTGCCGGTGGCGCCTCCCGGCCGTGGCCTGACCCGCGTGCAGCAGCAACGCCGCCGCCTGCTCCAGGCCTTGGCGGACGCCGGTCTCACCGAGGTCCTGGCCTACCCCTTCGTCTCGAAGGCCGCCAATGAGACGTTTGGTGTGGCCGAGGAGGGTGCACCCCGGACCGCGGTCAAACTTGCCAACCCGATCAGCGAGGAGCAGGGCTACCTGCGCACATCGGTGCTGCCGGGCCTTCTGGAGGTCGCCAAGCGCAACCACTCCCGCGGCTTCCGCGACCTCGCCGTCTTCGAAGCCGGCATGGTGTTCCTGCCCGGTGACACGCTGGGTACGCCGTCCATCCCTCCGTTGGGCGTCAAGCCAACCGATGAGGTGCTGGACGCGCTCTACGACGGCGTTCCGGACCAGCCGCTGCACGTCGCCGCCGTCCTGACCGGCCATGATTCGCCCGCCGCCGCCGGCCACGCCCCGCGGCCATGGGACTGGGCAGACGCCCTGGACATCGCCCGCCTGGCCGGTGACGTCCTTGGTGTGGAGCTTGTGGTCACCCAGGGCCGGCACCAGGCCTTCCATCCGGGTCGAGCCGCGCAGCTGTCGCTGCGCTCCGGCGAGGTGGTGGGATACGCCGGCGAGCTGCACCCCAAGCTCCTGGCCGCGCACGACGTTCCGGCGCGGTCCGTCGCGCTGGAACTGAACGCGGATGCCCTGTTTGAGGCAGCGGCCGACGTCGTGGTGGCCCGCCACATCTCCACCTTCCCGGTGGCCACGCAGGACGTGGCACTCGTGGTGCCGCAGGACGTCCCCGCCGACGACGTGCTGGCAGCGCTGCGTGAAGGCGCCGGCGAGCTGCTTGAGGACGTCGCACTGTTCGACGTGTACGCGGGCAAGGGGATCGAGGACGGCAAGAAGTCCCTCGCCTTCGGGCTGCGGTTCCGCGCCACCGACCGGACACTGACGGCCGACGAGGCGTCGGAGGCGCGGGAGCGCGCCGTCGCCGCCGCAGCCGAGCGGTTTGGTGCCGTCCAGCGCTAG